In Ostrea edulis chromosome 4, xbOstEdul1.1, whole genome shotgun sequence, a single window of DNA contains:
- the LOC125672213 gene encoding SH2 domain-containing protein 4B-like isoform X2 — protein MLQQILQTMTVDPDLLAELSDEQRAILFVKIREEQVRRYEEYEKNLQDEKIPRKPKKGRKTVDFLLGRDGHEWVWVMGDHRNDKSVEEMIELEMHEKALKEAEREIEEIRRREEAEISKRLEMEKYRLETEQKQKEEELRRQREEAELYASLKQAREAARKLEEEKQKAEEEEKIRVEQLRQKACRSCQDLDDMEHRFTEDKKRSLERLVKNKNRRSSEIFTEYMCKREEMEKIAEQNIQEVESNWQEQEKKAKKAEEEVKELARRARIEYKNSLRQGMNALNAVSAFSGNGTNRKPPVPPKSEELRKSVAKVINKRPPRPPNKQAVVEWFLEEERPKGVGTERKTGKVASWFHGVISRLEAENYLLNKTLGSYLVRVSERVWGYTISYRAEDRCKHFLIDTSDLGYQFFGANQLMHRSLAELINFHKSNPITVTGGELLRTPVGQVKDPPDYQDLMRPRITESTAL, from the exons ATGCTGCAGCAGATCTTGCAGACGATGACTGTTGACCCTGACCTCCTGGCTGAGTTGTCAGATGAGCAGAGGGCCATACTGTTTGTCAAAATAAGGGAG GAACAGGTAAGGAGGTATGAAGAATATGAAAAGAATCTGCAAGACGAAAAGATTCCACGGAAACCCAAGAAAG GAAGGAAGACGGTTGACTTCTTGCTTGGTAGAGATGGTCATGAGTGGGTGTGGGTGATGGGGGATCACAGGAACGATAAGTCTGTTGAGGAGATGATTGAGCTGGAAATGCACGAGAAAGCACTCAAAGAGGCAGAGCGAGAGATTGAAGAAATCAG GAGGAGAGAAGAGGCAGAGATAAGTAAAAGGTTAGAGATGGAGAAATATCGACTAGAGACAGAACAGAAGCAGAAGGAAGAGGAACTCAG GAGACAGAGGGAGGAAGCAGAGTTATACGCATCGCTGAAGCAGGCAAGAGAGGCTGCCAGAAAGTTAGAGGAGGAGAAACAAAAGGCTGAGGAGGAGGAAAAAATTCGTGTGGAGCAACTTAGG CAAAAAGCCTGTCGGAGTTGTCAAGATTTAGATGATATGGAG cATCGGTTTACTGAGGATAAAAAAAGATCTCTGGAAAGGCTGGTTAAAAACAAAAATCGTCGTAGTTCAGAGATCTTCACAGAATACATGTGTAAGAGAGAAGAAATGGAGAAGATTGCGGAACAGAATATACAGGAAGTGGAATCCAACTGGCAGGAGCAGG AAAAAAAGGCAAAGAAGGCAGAAGAAGAGGTTAAGGAGTTGGCAAGAAGAGCCCGGATTGAATACAAGAACTCGTTACGTCAGGGCATGAATGCTCTAAATGCTGTATCAGCATTCTCAGGGAACGGCACCAATAGAAAACCACCAGTTCCTCCCAA aagTGAAGAATTAAGGAAGAGTGTGGCCAAGGTAATCAACAAGAGGCCACCGCGTCCTCCCAATAAACAGGCCGTGGTGGAGTGGTTTCTGGAAGAGGAAAGACCAAAAGGAGTCGGAACAGAACGGAAGACGGGAAAAGTGGCCTCATGGTTTCATG GGGTGATATCCCGACTGGAGGCAGAGAATTATTTACTCAACAAGACTTTAGGCAGTTATTTAGTGCGAGTCAGTGAGCGTGTCTGGGGCTACACTATTTCCTATCGTGCCGAAGATCGCTGTAAACACTTCCTTATTGATACCTCCGACTTAGGATATCAGTTCTTTGGAGCCAATCAACTAATGCATAGAAGTTTAGCTGAATTAATCAACTTCCACAAG AGTAATCCAATTACCGTAACAGGCGGTGAACTCTTGCGTACCCCTGTGGGGCAGGTTAAAGACCCGCCTGACTATCAGGACCTGATGAGACCTCGTATAACAGAGAGTACAGCATTATAG
- the LOC125672213 gene encoding SH2 domain-containing protein 4B-like isoform X4, whose amino-acid sequence MLQQILQTMTVDPDLLAELSDEQRAILFVKIREEQVRRYEEYEKNLQDEKIPRKPKKGRKTVDFLLGRDGHEWVWVMGDHRNDKSVEEMIELEMHEKALKEAEREIEEIRRREEAEISKRLEMEKYRLETEQKQKEEELRRQREEAELYASLKQAREAARKLEEEKQKAEEEEKIRVEQLRHRFTEDKKRSLERLVKNKNRRSSEIFTEYMCKREEMEKIAEQNIQEVESNWQEQEKKAKKAEEEVKELARRARIEYKNSLRQGMNALNAVSAFSGNGTNRKPPVPPKSEELRKSVAKVINKRPPRPPNKQAVVEWFLEEERPKGVGTERKTGKVASWFHGVISRLEAENYLLNKTLGSYLVRVSERVWGYTISYRAEDRCKHFLIDTSDLGYQFFGANQLMHRSLAELINFHKSNPITVTGGELLRTPVGQVKDPPDYQDLMRPRITESTAL is encoded by the exons ATGCTGCAGCAGATCTTGCAGACGATGACTGTTGACCCTGACCTCCTGGCTGAGTTGTCAGATGAGCAGAGGGCCATACTGTTTGTCAAAATAAGGGAG GAACAGGTAAGGAGGTATGAAGAATATGAAAAGAATCTGCAAGACGAAAAGATTCCACGGAAACCCAAGAAAG GAAGGAAGACGGTTGACTTCTTGCTTGGTAGAGATGGTCATGAGTGGGTGTGGGTGATGGGGGATCACAGGAACGATAAGTCTGTTGAGGAGATGATTGAGCTGGAAATGCACGAGAAAGCACTCAAAGAGGCAGAGCGAGAGATTGAAGAAATCAG GAGGAGAGAAGAGGCAGAGATAAGTAAAAGGTTAGAGATGGAGAAATATCGACTAGAGACAGAACAGAAGCAGAAGGAAGAGGAACTCAG GAGACAGAGGGAGGAAGCAGAGTTATACGCATCGCTGAAGCAGGCAAGAGAGGCTGCCAGAAAGTTAGAGGAGGAGAAACAAAAGGCTGAGGAGGAGGAAAAAATTCGTGTGGAGCAACTTAGG cATCGGTTTACTGAGGATAAAAAAAGATCTCTGGAAAGGCTGGTTAAAAACAAAAATCGTCGTAGTTCAGAGATCTTCACAGAATACATGTGTAAGAGAGAAGAAATGGAGAAGATTGCGGAACAGAATATACAGGAAGTGGAATCCAACTGGCAGGAGCAGG AAAAAAAGGCAAAGAAGGCAGAAGAAGAGGTTAAGGAGTTGGCAAGAAGAGCCCGGATTGAATACAAGAACTCGTTACGTCAGGGCATGAATGCTCTAAATGCTGTATCAGCATTCTCAGGGAACGGCACCAATAGAAAACCACCAGTTCCTCCCAA aagTGAAGAATTAAGGAAGAGTGTGGCCAAGGTAATCAACAAGAGGCCACCGCGTCCTCCCAATAAACAGGCCGTGGTGGAGTGGTTTCTGGAAGAGGAAAGACCAAAAGGAGTCGGAACAGAACGGAAGACGGGAAAAGTGGCCTCATGGTTTCATG GGGTGATATCCCGACTGGAGGCAGAGAATTATTTACTCAACAAGACTTTAGGCAGTTATTTAGTGCGAGTCAGTGAGCGTGTCTGGGGCTACACTATTTCCTATCGTGCCGAAGATCGCTGTAAACACTTCCTTATTGATACCTCCGACTTAGGATATCAGTTCTTTGGAGCCAATCAACTAATGCATAGAAGTTTAGCTGAATTAATCAACTTCCACAAG AGTAATCCAATTACCGTAACAGGCGGTGAACTCTTGCGTACCCCTGTGGGGCAGGTTAAAGACCCGCCTGACTATCAGGACCTGATGAGACCTCGTATAACAGAGAGTACAGCATTATAG
- the LOC125672213 gene encoding SH2 domain-containing protein 4B-like isoform X1, whose translation MLQQILQTMTVDPDLLAELSDEQRAILFVKIREEQVRRYEEYEKNLQDEKIPRKPKKVGRKTVDFLLGRDGHEWVWVMGDHRNDKSVEEMIELEMHEKALKEAEREIEEIRRREEAEISKRLEMEKYRLETEQKQKEEELRRQREEAELYASLKQAREAARKLEEEKQKAEEEEKIRVEQLRQKACRSCQDLDDMEHRFTEDKKRSLERLVKNKNRRSSEIFTEYMCKREEMEKIAEQNIQEVESNWQEQEKKAKKAEEEVKELARRARIEYKNSLRQGMNALNAVSAFSGNGTNRKPPVPPKSEELRKSVAKVINKRPPRPPNKQAVVEWFLEEERPKGVGTERKTGKVASWFHGVISRLEAENYLLNKTLGSYLVRVSERVWGYTISYRAEDRCKHFLIDTSDLGYQFFGANQLMHRSLAELINFHKSNPITVTGGELLRTPVGQVKDPPDYQDLMRPRITESTAL comes from the exons ATGCTGCAGCAGATCTTGCAGACGATGACTGTTGACCCTGACCTCCTGGCTGAGTTGTCAGATGAGCAGAGGGCCATACTGTTTGTCAAAATAAGGGAG GAACAGGTAAGGAGGTATGAAGAATATGAAAAGAATCTGCAAGACGAAAAGATTCCACGGAAACCCAAGAAAG TAGGAAGGAAGACGGTTGACTTCTTGCTTGGTAGAGATGGTCATGAGTGGGTGTGGGTGATGGGGGATCACAGGAACGATAAGTCTGTTGAGGAGATGATTGAGCTGGAAATGCACGAGAAAGCACTCAAAGAGGCAGAGCGAGAGATTGAAGAAATCAG GAGGAGAGAAGAGGCAGAGATAAGTAAAAGGTTAGAGATGGAGAAATATCGACTAGAGACAGAACAGAAGCAGAAGGAAGAGGAACTCAG GAGACAGAGGGAGGAAGCAGAGTTATACGCATCGCTGAAGCAGGCAAGAGAGGCTGCCAGAAAGTTAGAGGAGGAGAAACAAAAGGCTGAGGAGGAGGAAAAAATTCGTGTGGAGCAACTTAGG CAAAAAGCCTGTCGGAGTTGTCAAGATTTAGATGATATGGAG cATCGGTTTACTGAGGATAAAAAAAGATCTCTGGAAAGGCTGGTTAAAAACAAAAATCGTCGTAGTTCAGAGATCTTCACAGAATACATGTGTAAGAGAGAAGAAATGGAGAAGATTGCGGAACAGAATATACAGGAAGTGGAATCCAACTGGCAGGAGCAGG AAAAAAAGGCAAAGAAGGCAGAAGAAGAGGTTAAGGAGTTGGCAAGAAGAGCCCGGATTGAATACAAGAACTCGTTACGTCAGGGCATGAATGCTCTAAATGCTGTATCAGCATTCTCAGGGAACGGCACCAATAGAAAACCACCAGTTCCTCCCAA aagTGAAGAATTAAGGAAGAGTGTGGCCAAGGTAATCAACAAGAGGCCACCGCGTCCTCCCAATAAACAGGCCGTGGTGGAGTGGTTTCTGGAAGAGGAAAGACCAAAAGGAGTCGGAACAGAACGGAAGACGGGAAAAGTGGCCTCATGGTTTCATG GGGTGATATCCCGACTGGAGGCAGAGAATTATTTACTCAACAAGACTTTAGGCAGTTATTTAGTGCGAGTCAGTGAGCGTGTCTGGGGCTACACTATTTCCTATCGTGCCGAAGATCGCTGTAAACACTTCCTTATTGATACCTCCGACTTAGGATATCAGTTCTTTGGAGCCAATCAACTAATGCATAGAAGTTTAGCTGAATTAATCAACTTCCACAAG AGTAATCCAATTACCGTAACAGGCGGTGAACTCTTGCGTACCCCTGTGGGGCAGGTTAAAGACCCGCCTGACTATCAGGACCTGATGAGACCTCGTATAACAGAGAGTACAGCATTATAG
- the LOC125672213 gene encoding SH2 domain-containing protein 4B-like isoform X3, protein MLQQILQTMTVDPDLLAELSDEQRAILFVKIREEQVRRYEEYEKNLQDEKIPRKPKKVGRKTVDFLLGRDGHEWVWVMGDHRNDKSVEEMIELEMHEKALKEAEREIEEIRRREEAEISKRLEMEKYRLETEQKQKEEELRRQREEAELYASLKQAREAARKLEEEKQKAEEEEKIRVEQLRHRFTEDKKRSLERLVKNKNRRSSEIFTEYMCKREEMEKIAEQNIQEVESNWQEQEKKAKKAEEEVKELARRARIEYKNSLRQGMNALNAVSAFSGNGTNRKPPVPPKSEELRKSVAKVINKRPPRPPNKQAVVEWFLEEERPKGVGTERKTGKVASWFHGVISRLEAENYLLNKTLGSYLVRVSERVWGYTISYRAEDRCKHFLIDTSDLGYQFFGANQLMHRSLAELINFHKSNPITVTGGELLRTPVGQVKDPPDYQDLMRPRITESTAL, encoded by the exons ATGCTGCAGCAGATCTTGCAGACGATGACTGTTGACCCTGACCTCCTGGCTGAGTTGTCAGATGAGCAGAGGGCCATACTGTTTGTCAAAATAAGGGAG GAACAGGTAAGGAGGTATGAAGAATATGAAAAGAATCTGCAAGACGAAAAGATTCCACGGAAACCCAAGAAAG TAGGAAGGAAGACGGTTGACTTCTTGCTTGGTAGAGATGGTCATGAGTGGGTGTGGGTGATGGGGGATCACAGGAACGATAAGTCTGTTGAGGAGATGATTGAGCTGGAAATGCACGAGAAAGCACTCAAAGAGGCAGAGCGAGAGATTGAAGAAATCAG GAGGAGAGAAGAGGCAGAGATAAGTAAAAGGTTAGAGATGGAGAAATATCGACTAGAGACAGAACAGAAGCAGAAGGAAGAGGAACTCAG GAGACAGAGGGAGGAAGCAGAGTTATACGCATCGCTGAAGCAGGCAAGAGAGGCTGCCAGAAAGTTAGAGGAGGAGAAACAAAAGGCTGAGGAGGAGGAAAAAATTCGTGTGGAGCAACTTAGG cATCGGTTTACTGAGGATAAAAAAAGATCTCTGGAAAGGCTGGTTAAAAACAAAAATCGTCGTAGTTCAGAGATCTTCACAGAATACATGTGTAAGAGAGAAGAAATGGAGAAGATTGCGGAACAGAATATACAGGAAGTGGAATCCAACTGGCAGGAGCAGG AAAAAAAGGCAAAGAAGGCAGAAGAAGAGGTTAAGGAGTTGGCAAGAAGAGCCCGGATTGAATACAAGAACTCGTTACGTCAGGGCATGAATGCTCTAAATGCTGTATCAGCATTCTCAGGGAACGGCACCAATAGAAAACCACCAGTTCCTCCCAA aagTGAAGAATTAAGGAAGAGTGTGGCCAAGGTAATCAACAAGAGGCCACCGCGTCCTCCCAATAAACAGGCCGTGGTGGAGTGGTTTCTGGAAGAGGAAAGACCAAAAGGAGTCGGAACAGAACGGAAGACGGGAAAAGTGGCCTCATGGTTTCATG GGGTGATATCCCGACTGGAGGCAGAGAATTATTTACTCAACAAGACTTTAGGCAGTTATTTAGTGCGAGTCAGTGAGCGTGTCTGGGGCTACACTATTTCCTATCGTGCCGAAGATCGCTGTAAACACTTCCTTATTGATACCTCCGACTTAGGATATCAGTTCTTTGGAGCCAATCAACTAATGCATAGAAGTTTAGCTGAATTAATCAACTTCCACAAG AGTAATCCAATTACCGTAACAGGCGGTGAACTCTTGCGTACCCCTGTGGGGCAGGTTAAAGACCCGCCTGACTATCAGGACCTGATGAGACCTCGTATAACAGAGAGTACAGCATTATAG